The Methanohalophilus portucalensis genome window below encodes:
- the feoB gene encoding ferrous iron transport protein B has protein sequence MTTFIGDVVNIPDSCCGAAEKRMHDGDHDMTIAFVGNPSVGKSAFFSRVTGVGVMVSNYPGTTVEMTRGTVKVGQKKIDIVDLPGIYSLGTSTEDERVSKEYLLREYPDVIVNVVDATRLERNLYLTLQILELGVPIVIALNQLDAAREMGIDIDAPKLSQILGVPVVPTVATKGIGLDEVLKEAVDPSLSPAGRIRVHYDNHITNAINDLGADFPDTASVIKLRALENDTDFVRMCCRPHEADLLLSKASEMASEIEDAHNMAISDTMARDLYGEAGQITDSVQSIVEKDTSLKHRIDDMLTSEYVGVVGLAAALLLTFLLVFRIGGFLEEGIVHLFETYLIAPVDAELATSNPLVRNVIIYSLLGIEAGFAIAIPYIGIFYIILSIFEDSGYLTRAAFLLDNLTHRMGLHGRAVIPLVLGLGCNVPAIMATRALNTLRERRIASVLISLIPCSARTVIILGLVGTFVGYWAAVSIYVLEIFIIFITGWILGRGLPGERTGFIMEMGPLRHPDVVSTLKKTWLRIREFIYIAFPLLIVGSALLGGLDTLGILDIFENAVSPISVGILGLPAFAATALVFGILRKEMALEILAVLAGTANFAMVLTPLQMYVFAVITTIYIPCVATIAILKHELGTRDTVMISTFTILLAFTVGAVIYQIGMLL, from the coding sequence ATGACCACATTCATCGGAGACGTGGTAAACATTCCTGATTCTTGCTGCGGGGCAGCCGAAAAACGCATGCATGACGGCGATCATGACATGACAATAGCCTTTGTTGGCAATCCCAGTGTAGGTAAAAGTGCTTTTTTTTCCAGGGTCACCGGTGTGGGTGTCATGGTTTCCAATTATCCGGGAACCACTGTGGAAATGACACGCGGGACTGTAAAGGTTGGCCAGAAAAAAATAGATATCGTTGATTTGCCGGGTATTTATTCACTGGGTACTTCCACAGAGGATGAACGGGTCTCAAAGGAATACCTGCTGCGTGAATATCCCGATGTGATCGTAAATGTGGTGGATGCAACAAGACTGGAACGTAACCTGTATCTTACCCTCCAGATACTGGAACTCGGTGTACCCATAGTAATTGCCCTAAATCAGCTGGATGCCGCCAGGGAAATGGGTATTGATATTGACGCCCCTAAATTATCCCAGATACTTGGTGTGCCGGTTGTACCTACTGTTGCCACCAAGGGAATCGGACTTGATGAGGTCCTGAAAGAAGCAGTTGATCCATCCCTTTCACCAGCAGGGCGAATTCGTGTTCACTATGATAATCATATAACTAACGCTATCAATGATCTTGGTGCGGATTTTCCGGATACTGCCTCTGTAATAAAATTGCGTGCCCTTGAAAATGACACTGATTTTGTACGCATGTGCTGCAGACCCCACGAAGCAGACCTGCTTTTATCAAAAGCTTCAGAAATGGCTTCAGAGATCGAAGATGCCCACAATATGGCTATTTCAGATACAATGGCAAGAGACCTCTATGGGGAAGCCGGCCAGATTACAGACTCGGTCCAGTCAATTGTAGAAAAAGATACTTCTCTAAAGCATCGTATTGATGACATGCTCACATCTGAATATGTGGGTGTTGTGGGTCTTGCAGCAGCCCTTTTACTTACTTTCCTTCTGGTTTTCAGGATTGGAGGATTCCTGGAAGAGGGAATCGTCCATCTTTTTGAAACCTACTTGATAGCTCCGGTTGATGCGGAGCTTGCAACAAGCAACCCCCTTGTGCGCAATGTGATCATCTATTCCCTGCTGGGCATAGAAGCTGGATTTGCCATTGCAATTCCCTACATAGGGATTTTTTATATTATTCTCTCCATTTTCGAGGATTCGGGATACCTGACCCGCGCAGCTTTCCTGCTGGATAACCTGACTCACAGGATGGGATTGCATGGCAGGGCAGTGATTCCCCTGGTACTGGGATTGGGTTGTAATGTACCGGCAATCATGGCTACCCGTGCATTGAATACTTTGAGAGAGAGGCGTATCGCTTCGGTTCTCATATCTCTTATCCCCTGCTCTGCAAGGACTGTTATTATTCTGGGACTTGTAGGCACTTTTGTAGGTTATTGGGCTGCAGTATCAATCTATGTGCTGGAAATCTTTATAATTTTCATTACCGGCTGGATACTTGGTAGGGGTCTTCCCGGGGAGCGGACCGGTTTTATTATGGAAATGGGTCCTCTGAGGCATCCTGATGTTGTGTCCACTCTTAAAAAGACGTGGCTTAGGATACGTGAGTTCATCTACATCGCTTTCCCCCTTCTGATAGTGGGGAGTGCATTACTGGGTGGGCTGGATACTCTGGGTATTCTGGATATTTTTGAGAATGCCGTATCTCCTATATCTGTAGGGATTCTGGGCCTGCCTGCTTTTGCTGCCACAGCACTTGTATTCGGTATCCTGCGCAAAGAAATGGCGCTTGAGATTCTGGCGGTGCTTGCGGGTACTGCTAATTTTGCAATGGTATTGACGCCTCTGCAGATGTACGTGTTTGCTGTAATTACAACAATATATATTCCATGTGTTGCAACCATTGCAATACTTAAACATGAGCTGGGCACAAGGGATACTGTTATGATTTCCACATTTACGATACTCCTGGCATTCACAGTGGGTGCAGTAATCTACCAAATAGGAATGCTCTTGTAA
- a CDS encoding C15orf41 family protein, whose translation MDKTEYNEIHRSVTDASDFEKLALDYCQPVGVVASILHQKIIDHVKKKHYIIQNKSALLLKKWKGGSSIIQLSEEYKFPPTLIATTLLKEMGMSKKYVFNHLDEIEDNRLAAEIKEALETDLYFSPEAHSFQARKGILGEMIVARWLEYRNIEYLTEEELRKQSAEKTPDFFLPDPVKIQGQQVNWIESKAVFGNETDHQTYIKKQFSRYEELYGSGMVIYWYGYVDGISLEGHIISDYRIDDEFDPDILRDIVELLNLAPDW comes from the coding sequence ATGGACAAAACTGAATACAATGAGATACACCGAAGCGTCACGGATGCTTCAGATTTCGAAAAACTGGCCCTGGATTACTGCCAGCCCGTAGGCGTAGTCGCTTCCATCCTGCACCAGAAGATTATCGATCACGTCAAGAAAAAACATTATATAATCCAGAATAAAAGTGCTTTACTGCTCAAAAAATGGAAAGGCGGAAGCAGTATAATTCAACTTTCAGAGGAATACAAATTCCCCCCTACACTTATAGCCACAACACTGCTAAAAGAGATGGGGATGTCCAAAAAATACGTATTCAACCATCTGGATGAGATAGAAGACAACCGGCTGGCAGCTGAAATAAAGGAAGCCCTTGAAACAGATCTCTATTTTTCACCTGAAGCCCACTCTTTTCAGGCCAGGAAAGGAATATTAGGGGAAATGATTGTAGCCAGGTGGCTTGAATACAGAAATATCGAATATCTAACCGAAGAAGAATTGAGAAAGCAAAGTGCAGAAAAGACACCTGATTTTTTCCTTCCTGATCCTGTTAAGATCCAGGGACAGCAGGTAAACTGGATCGAAAGCAAAGCCGTATTTGGTAACGAAACCGATCATCAGACCTATATCAAAAAGCAGTTTTCCCGCTATGAAGAATTATACGGCAGTGGAATGGTTATCTACTGGTACGGTTACGTGGACGGAATCAGCCTGGAAGGCCATATAATAAGTGACTACAGGATAGATGATGAGTTTGATCCAGACATCCTGCGGGATATAGTAGAATTACTCAATCTCGCACCTGACTGGTAA
- a CDS encoding YkgJ family cysteine cluster protein, giving the protein MKEKEYRSLILKDLEKQVMDSISISLHDLAVEIVHTGFRCSGCGRCCKFSTGDNSVLLTYFDIDNLKKSGNINAIEPTVAEEDMFLADTEGNVHTFGWRLKRKTNGECVFLGEGGCTIYPFRPLLCRTYPFYIAEGKLEISECKGEGGILPLYHARRLANEVLQRYIIELRDTIMTYRHFKEGPLFLASQPASDYKLILHDSRGKLILDDK; this is encoded by the coding sequence ATGAAGGAAAAAGAATATCGTTCACTTATTTTAAAGGATTTGGAAAAGCAGGTAATGGACTCTATTTCCATATCTCTTCATGATCTTGCCGTGGAAATAGTCCATACCGGTTTCAGATGCAGTGGATGTGGCAGATGCTGCAAGTTTTCCACAGGAGACAATAGTGTACTCCTAACCTATTTTGATATTGATAATTTGAAAAAAAGCGGCAATATAAATGCTATTGAACCGACGGTAGCAGAAGAGGATATGTTTCTGGCAGATACTGAAGGTAATGTGCATACATTCGGCTGGAGGCTTAAAAGGAAAACAAACGGAGAGTGTGTCTTCCTGGGGGAGGGCGGATGTACCATATATCCATTCAGGCCCCTTCTCTGCAGAACCTATCCTTTCTATATCGCAGAAGGCAAGCTGGAAATTTCTGAATGCAAGGGCGAGGGCGGGATTTTACCGCTTTATCATGCACGCAGGCTTGCAAATGAAGTGTTACAACGTTATATTATTGAACTTCGGGATACCATTATGACATACAGGCATTTTAAAGAGGGTCCATTATTTCTGGCTTCCCAACCTGCTTCTGATTATAAGTTGATTTTACATGATAGCAGGGGCAAATTGATACTCGATGACAAATGA
- a CDS encoding ribose-phosphate diphosphokinase, translated as MKIIAGPASQLLASKVAQQLNTPPTICDYKRFPDGELYTRIKDDSIDDVTIIQSTPTDSDYVALLQLIDACEEAPTINVVIPYMGYARQDKVFNRGEPVSARAIARTINTDRVFTVNIHERSILEHFNADSFDLDASHLIGNHIRSLNLTDPLIISPDAGALELAKSASADIGIPYEQLEKTRHSGESVTIAEKEIDVSGRDLILLDDMIATGGTMAESILMLKEQGAADIYVACIHPVLARNAVVRLYNAGVKEIISTDTLEKPQSIISVAPLIADTLKSL; from the coding sequence GTGAAAATAATAGCCGGACCAGCTTCCCAATTGCTTGCCTCTAAAGTGGCACAGCAACTCAATACGCCTCCCACAATATGCGACTATAAAAGATTCCCTGACGGGGAACTGTATACCCGCATCAAGGATGACAGCATCGATGATGTTACTATAATACAGAGTACACCTACAGATAGCGATTATGTAGCCCTGCTACAATTAATAGATGCTTGTGAAGAAGCACCAACCATCAACGTTGTAATACCCTATATGGGATATGCCAGACAGGACAAAGTCTTCAACCGGGGAGAACCGGTCAGTGCACGTGCAATTGCCAGAACCATTAATACTGACAGGGTTTTCACGGTAAACATACATGAGAGAAGCATACTTGAGCATTTCAATGCCGATTCCTTTGACCTTGACGCTTCACACTTAATCGGGAATCATATACGTTCCCTGAACCTGACAGATCCACTCATAATATCCCCGGATGCCGGTGCCCTCGAACTTGCAAAAAGTGCATCTGCAGATATAGGCATTCCCTACGAACAACTTGAAAAAACAAGGCATAGCGGAGAAAGTGTAACGATTGCTGAAAAAGAGATTGATGTGAGCGGAAGGGACCTGATACTGCTGGACGACATGATCGCAACCGGTGGTACCATGGCAGAATCCATCCTTATGCTTAAAGAACAGGGTGCAGCAGACATATATGTTGCCTGTATACACCCGGTACTTGCACGCAATGCTGTGGTGCGTCTTTACAATGCTGGCGTCAAGGAGATAATATCCACTGATACCCTTGAAAAACCACAGAGCATTATATCGGTAGCCCCCCTGATAGCCGATACCCTTAAAAGCCTCTAA
- a CDS encoding endonuclease III domain-containing protein — protein sequence MHAEMLQSIYDTLIREFGSQQWWPAETPFEVIVGAMLTQQTKWTNVEKAIDNLKQKNMLEAGKLAEMDLQELEEDVRCTGFYRQKAIRLKGISNFFYHHGEEVLFSLPAEKLRRRLLELKGIGPETADSILLYAAGKPCFVIDAYTTRIMRCIGIEGNYHQLQEIFEKNISKDVEIYKEYHALIVEYAKRYCVTRQCDKCLLKGNKDGQN from the coding sequence ATGCACGCAGAGATGCTGCAATCTATCTATGACACACTCATCAGGGAATTTGGTTCACAGCAGTGGTGGCCTGCTGAGACCCCTTTTGAAGTTATCGTTGGAGCAATGCTTACACAGCAGACAAAATGGACTAATGTGGAAAAAGCTATCGATAACCTCAAACAGAAAAATATGCTTGAGGCCGGCAAACTGGCAGAGATGGATCTGCAGGAACTTGAAGAGGATGTCAGATGTACCGGATTTTACAGACAAAAAGCCATCAGATTAAAAGGAATATCAAACTTTTTTTATCATCACGGTGAAGAAGTACTTTTCTCACTTCCAGCAGAAAAACTACGCAGGCGTTTACTTGAATTAAAGGGTATCGGACCTGAAACCGCAGATAGCATCCTGTTATATGCTGCCGGAAAACCCTGTTTTGTAATTGATGCATATACAACCAGAATAATGCGGTGTATAGGAATTGAGGGCAATTATCACCAGCTGCAGGAAATATTTGAAAAAAATATTTCAAAAGATGTAGAAATATATAAGGAATACCACGCTCTGATAGTAGAGTATGCTAAAAGGTACTGTGTGACCAGGCAGTGCGACAAATGTCTCCTGAAGGGGAACAAGGATGGACAAAACTGA
- a CDS encoding DHH family phosphoesterase, with protein sequence MILGSGSIGFATAKSLRELGKDLIIVDKDPQKVETLREEAYEAIVGDISEIETLRGLQTKKLSGVLIVSSDNEANKQALRNVKKHFRPSLYCVARASDVINLQEMEEIGADFVFMPSRIVSKSLSRSLERAESVRIGNQLSQWFSKNTGKSLAVVVHDNPDPDAIAGALALKLMAENYGLHPTILYNGEIGHQENKAFVNLLGINLEHMEGRDISEFDEIALVDCAVPGSNNMLPEGTHIGVVIDHHPVGDAEIDADFIDVRPNVGASATIMTKYLQELNIEISSEIATALLYGIRTDTLDFKRNTDPNDLSAASFLYPMADHEVLDQLERPSMSIETLDVLGQAIKNRQVVGSYLLSNVGNIRDRDALPQAADYLLNLEGIFTTIVFGVSDEVIYVSGRSNDIRVNLGAILKKAFGEGFAGGHSTSAGAQIALGVFSGIKDRQTLLKLVDEAVVKKFLKAVGVEEVDE encoded by the coding sequence CTGATACTCGGAAGTGGGAGTATTGGTTTTGCCACAGCAAAGTCATTGAGGGAATTAGGAAAAGACCTTATCATAGTAGATAAAGACCCACAAAAAGTTGAAACCCTGCGTGAGGAAGCCTATGAGGCGATAGTGGGTGATATTTCGGAGATTGAAACTCTACGTGGCCTTCAGACCAAAAAACTCTCCGGTGTATTGATTGTCAGTTCAGACAACGAGGCCAATAAACAGGCTCTCAGGAATGTGAAAAAACATTTCCGTCCTTCTTTATACTGTGTTGCAAGGGCATCAGATGTAATTAATCTGCAGGAAATGGAAGAAATTGGTGCGGATTTTGTGTTCATGCCATCCCGGATAGTATCAAAATCCCTTTCAAGATCTCTTGAACGTGCTGAATCTGTGCGAATTGGTAACCAGCTTTCCCAGTGGTTCAGCAAAAATACTGGCAAAAGCCTTGCTGTAGTGGTTCATGACAACCCTGACCCCGATGCTATAGCAGGTGCCCTGGCCCTTAAACTCATGGCCGAAAATTATGGTCTGCATCCCACGATTCTCTATAATGGTGAAATAGGCCATCAGGAGAACAAGGCATTTGTAAACCTGCTGGGTATCAATCTTGAGCATATGGAAGGTCGGGATATATCTGAATTCGATGAGATTGCTCTTGTCGATTGTGCGGTGCCAGGGTCAAACAATATGCTTCCAGAAGGAACACATATTGGTGTGGTAATAGATCACCATCCTGTGGGTGATGCTGAAATAGATGCTGATTTTATTGATGTTCGCCCCAATGTGGGGGCTTCGGCTACTATAATGACCAAGTACCTGCAGGAATTGAATATAGAAATCAGCAGTGAAATAGCCACAGCTCTACTGTATGGAATTCGTACCGATACGCTGGATTTTAAGCGCAACACCGATCCCAATGACCTTTCAGCAGCTTCTTTCCTTTATCCGATGGCCGACCATGAAGTTCTGGATCAGCTTGAAAGGCCGTCAATGTCCATCGAAACCCTCGATGTACTGGGTCAGGCTATCAAGAACCGGCAGGTTGTTGGTAGCTATCTATTATCCAATGTGGGAAACATCCGGGACAGGGATGCCCTTCCCCAGGCAGCCGATTACTTACTCAATCTTGAGGGTATATTTACCACAATAGTTTTTGGTGTAAGTGATGAAGTTATCTATGTCTCAGGACGCAGCAATGACATCCGTGTCAATCTGGGTGCCATACTGAAAAAGGCCTTTGGTGAGGGTTTTGCCGGTGGCCATTCCACATCTGCAGGTGCACAGATAGCTCTGGGTGTTTTCAGTGGCATAAAGGACCGTCAGACTTTATTGAAACTTGTGGATGAGGCAGTCGTTAAGAAATTCCTCAAGGCCGTCGGGGTAGAGGAAGTAGATGAATAA
- a CDS encoding metal-dependent transcriptional regulator — MYTERTEEYLETIQGLINRTSSPAKNKDIAKELEISPATVTEMIQRLSDEGLVTHAPYRGVELTESGIMQANNLQRKHLVLKNFFTRVLDINEEVADQEACALEHVMSDVVLERMCSYLAEKGLCNISETTLPSKCSLSREHYISLVEMNEKTKGKVVMVALPKETKDRLTSLGMVAGEDIEIKRKQKQGCISIITKGTEIALGNEVAEKIFVKPAENDHIHRRRGKHS; from the coding sequence ATGTATACCGAGAGAACCGAAGAATATCTTGAAACCATACAGGGCTTGATCAATCGCACCAGTTCCCCGGCCAAGAACAAGGATATAGCAAAGGAACTTGAAATTTCTCCGGCAACAGTTACTGAAATGATACAGCGCCTCTCGGATGAAGGCCTTGTGACTCATGCTCCTTATCGTGGGGTTGAATTGACCGAATCCGGAATAATGCAGGCCAACAATCTACAGCGAAAACATCTGGTTCTCAAGAACTTTTTCACCAGGGTACTTGATATAAATGAAGAAGTAGCGGACCAGGAAGCCTGTGCGCTCGAACATGTTATGTCAGATGTTGTACTTGAAAGAATGTGTTCTTATCTGGCAGAAAAAGGTCTTTGCAATATTTCTGAAACCACTCTGCCTTCTAAATGTAGTTTGAGCAGGGAACATTATATTTCTCTTGTAGAAATGAATGAAAAGACTAAAGGAAAAGTGGTGATGGTTGCCCTGCCAAAAGAGACCAAGGATAGGCTCACTTCGCTGGGGATGGTTGCAGGTGAGGATATTGAAATCAAAAGAAAACAAAAACAGGGTTGTATTTCTATAATTACCAAGGGGACTGAAATAGCTCTGGGAAATGAAGTGGCAGAGAAAATTTTTGTAAAACCTGCAGAAAATGACCACATTCATCGGAGACGTGGTAAACATTCCTGA
- the moaC gene encoding cyclic pyranopterin monophosphate synthase MoaC: MGEFTHIKDGHVHMVDVSEKSQVKRTALARGSIFLCKETIGEIQKGDVEKGNVLATARIAAIMAVKKTPELIPMCHQIPITGIDMDFEICKDRITVDLSVKSRGQTGVEMEAITGVSCALLAIWDMVKALEKDETGNYPHTRITDIEVIHKEKES; this comes from the coding sequence GTGGGAGAATTCACTCACATCAAAGATGGCCATGTCCATATGGTCGACGTTTCCGAAAAAAGTCAAGTGAAACGCACTGCTCTTGCCCGGGGCAGTATATTCCTTTGTAAAGAAACTATTGGAGAAATACAAAAGGGAGATGTCGAAAAGGGCAATGTACTGGCCACCGCCCGCATTGCAGCCATAATGGCTGTCAAAAAGACTCCGGAGCTCATTCCTATGTGTCACCAGATCCCAATAACCGGTATTGACATGGATTTTGAGATATGCAAAGACAGGATTACTGTTGACCTATCCGTCAAATCCAGGGGACAGACCGGCGTGGAAATGGAAGCAATTACAGGCGTAAGCTGTGCCCTCCTTGCAATATGGGACATGGTCAAAGCACTTGAGAAGGATGAAACCGGAAACTATCCCCATACCCGGATTACTGATATTGAGGTAATCCATAAAGAGAAAGAAAGCTGA
- a CDS encoding deoxyhypusine synthase family protein, whose product MVQVKDLHWKKDMRVSELVNSYENVGFQSVELHRASEVIVKMKKDSAKVFLTFTSNMVTSGLRGFFAQLIELGIADVLVTTVGGLEEDIMKATGEVFSIGNFNTDDVELHERGINRIGNLLIRNQSYMNFEDMITDILSKLYAKQKRWSVSEMLREIGLLLDDQNSILYQAAKNDVPVFCPAITDGAFGFHLYLFQQENPDFIVDVVKDFGNILLTTSYDDRKGVIALGGSISKHHAILATLLNGGAEYAVYMTTAHRTSGSMSGANTSEAKSWGKVKDESDIATVIGDVSITFPMAMTRALDELYEEGLLNIENK is encoded by the coding sequence ATGGTTCAGGTAAAGGATCTCCACTGGAAAAAAGACATGAGGGTGTCAGAACTCGTTAATTCCTATGAGAATGTGGGTTTTCAGAGTGTAGAACTGCATCGGGCATCCGAAGTAATAGTCAAGATGAAAAAGGATTCTGCAAAGGTATTCCTTACATTTACCTCTAACATGGTTACTTCCGGGTTGAGAGGATTTTTTGCCCAGCTCATCGAATTGGGAATTGCAGATGTACTTGTTACAACAGTCGGGGGACTTGAAGAAGATATAATGAAGGCTACCGGGGAAGTTTTCTCCATCGGCAACTTCAATACCGACGATGTGGAACTCCATGAGAGAGGAATTAACAGAATCGGGAATCTCCTGATCCGGAATCAAAGTTACATGAATTTCGAGGATATGATCACGGATATTCTCAGTAAACTCTACGCAAAGCAAAAAAGATGGTCTGTATCAGAGATGTTGCGGGAAATCGGCCTGCTTTTGGATGACCAGAACTCAATCCTCTACCAGGCAGCAAAGAATGATGTACCTGTTTTCTGTCCCGCCATAACTGATGGTGCCTTCGGATTCCACCTGTATCTTTTCCAGCAGGAAAACCCGGATTTCATAGTTGACGTCGTGAAAGATTTCGGCAACATTCTCCTTACCACCAGCTATGATGACAGGAAAGGAGTAATCGCTTTAGGCGGTTCAATATCCAAACACCATGCAATACTGGCTACATTGCTCAACGGAGGAGCTGAATACGCTGTATACATGACCACGGCCCACCGCACTTCAGGGAGCATGTCCGGTGCCAATACAAGTGAAGCAAAATCCTGGGGCAAGGTAAAGGATGAAAGTGATATTGCCACGGTTATCGGTGATGTCAGCATAACTTTCCCAATGGCAATGACACGGGCACTGGATGAACTGTACGAAGAAGGATTACTGAATATAGAAAATAAATAA
- a CDS encoding bifunctional ADP-dependent NAD(P)H-hydrate dehydratase/NAD(P)H-hydrate epimerase — MQSITPDRMKAIDTNCTHLGLKGIQLMENAGAAIARKVLSLDVHNNVLIVAGRGNNGGDAFVAARHLSYYGNIGVRVILAGKATGIRTNDALENFNLLKHCGINDLTEITDSTQSDVFQWFKEADVIVDGLLGTGIRGHIREPEATLIDAINTGNSYVVAVDTPSGLDPATGEGENTVMADTTLTFHRMKTGLENQGEFTGDVEIINIGICRDAEDTVNRGDLEPLLKRHIDSHKGQSGRVLIIGGGRYYGAPALSAMAALRTGADIVTIASPANVSDTIASFSPNLIVRKLSSDILHTNDIEILKDLIHAHDVVVIGMGLGNEEAIRQAVNQILPLCNKVVVDADALNKLQLPPPENCEMILTPHSGELARLTEKEVEKELPARAKMLQDFSRENKIITALKGKTDIISDGRYIRQNYSGNAGMSVGGTGDVLAGIVGALFCRTDAFNAACCGAFVNGEAGDVAFAKKGYGLLATDVIEHITDIMKQ, encoded by the coding sequence ATGCAATCAATTACACCTGACAGAATGAAAGCCATAGATACAAACTGCACACATCTGGGATTGAAAGGAATACAGCTTATGGAAAATGCAGGAGCTGCGATTGCACGTAAGGTGTTATCCCTGGATGTTCACAACAATGTATTGATTGTGGCAGGAAGGGGAAATAATGGCGGCGATGCATTTGTTGCCGCCCGCCATCTAAGTTATTATGGTAATATTGGAGTAAGGGTAATCCTGGCGGGGAAAGCAACCGGCATAAGAACAAATGACGCATTGGAAAATTTCAATTTATTGAAACATTGTGGTATAAATGACCTGACTGAAATTACGGATTCCACACAATCCGATGTTTTCCAATGGTTCAAAGAAGCGGATGTCATTGTAGATGGCCTGCTTGGCACGGGAATCCGGGGACATATCAGGGAACCTGAAGCTACATTGATAGATGCCATAAATACCGGTAACTCCTATGTGGTTGCAGTAGACACGCCCTCAGGTCTCGATCCTGCTACTGGGGAGGGTGAGAATACTGTCATGGCAGATACAACCCTTACATTTCACAGAATGAAAACCGGACTCGAAAACCAGGGCGAATTTACAGGAGATGTCGAAATCATCAATATCGGCATTTGCAGGGACGCAGAAGACACTGTAAACAGAGGGGACCTGGAACCTCTGCTCAAAAGACATATTGATTCACATAAAGGACAGTCAGGCAGGGTACTTATCATTGGAGGAGGGCGATACTACGGAGCACCAGCCCTTTCAGCAATGGCCGCCCTGCGCACTGGTGCAGACATCGTTACCATTGCCTCCCCGGCAAATGTGTCGGATACAATTGCCTCATTTTCCCCCAACCTAATTGTCAGGAAATTATCCTCTGACATTCTGCATACAAACGATATTGAAATCCTAAAAGACCTTATTCATGCACACGATGTGGTGGTTATCGGGATGGGGCTGGGTAACGAAGAAGCAATACGCCAGGCAGTAAACCAGATCCTTCCCCTATGCAACAAAGTTGTTGTGGACGCAGATGCCCTCAATAAATTACAACTGCCCCCTCCAGAAAATTGTGAAATGATACTTACACCCCATTCCGGGGAATTAGCCAGGCTCACAGAAAAGGAAGTTGAAAAAGAACTGCCTGCAAGAGCCAAAATGTTACAGGATTTTTCCCGGGAAAATAAAATTATAACCGCCCTTAAGGGAAAAACCGATATAATTTCTGATGGCAGATACATAAGACAAAACTATAGCGGAAATGCAGGTATGTCCGTTGGCGGCACAGGAGATGTGCTTGCAGGAATCGTGGGCGCCCTGTTCTGTCGCACGGATGCGTTTAATGCAGCTTGCTGCGGGGCATTTGTAAATGGAGAGGCAGGAGATGTTGCTTTTGCAAAAAAGGGGTATGGATTACTGGCAACAGATGTGATCGAACATATTACAGACATTATGAAACAATGA